In Streptomyces pluripotens, the genomic window GCGACGGCCGCGTCCCGAGCAGCCGAGGCCTCGTCCACGGTCAGCGTCCGGTCCTCGGCCCGGAACCGCAGCGCATAGGCGAGCGACTTGCTGCCCTCGCCCAGCTGCTCGGCGTTCTCGTACACGTCGAACAGCCGGATGGACTCAAGGAGTTCGCCCGCGCCCTCGCGCAGCGCGGCCTCCACCTCGGCATGCGGAACGAACTTGTCCACGACCAGGGCGACATCCTGTGTGGCCACCGGGAACGTCGAGATGCGCGGGCTCTTCACCGGTCCGGCGCTCGCCTCCTCCAGCATGTCCAGGTTCAGCTCCATCGCGCAGGTGCGCGCGGGCAGACCCAGCGCCTTCAGGACCCGGGGGTGCAGCTCACCGGCGTATCCGACGACCTGCTCGGTGCCGTCCACCACGACCGCCAGCTCGGCACAGCGCCCGGGGTGCCACGGCCCGTACTGGCCCTTTTGGACGAGCAGCTCGGTTCCGGTCTCCCGGGCGGCGATGCGCGCGGCCTCGACGGCGTCGGCCCAATCGGCCGGGCGGCCCTTGCCCCACCATCCGGCCTGCTCGCGGGCGCCCGTGAGCACGACGGCGGCGTGCCGGGGCTGGACGGGCAGTGCCTCGGTGAGGGAGCCGACCTCTTCGTCGGTCGGTCGCCGGTCGACCGGCAGCCGGACGGCCGCCTTCAGCTCCGCCCGGGGGTGGAAGACCAGGCCCGTCTCGAACAGGGCGAGGTCGTGCGACCCCCGCCCGTCGTTGCGCCGCAGGGCACCGAGCAGGCCTGGCAGCAGCGTCGTACGGAGCGCGGGTTCCTCGTCGGAGAGCGGGTTGACGAGCCTCACGACCCTGCGCTTGGGGTCGTCGGACGCCAAGCCCAGCTGGTCGAAGACCTGCTCGCCGATGAAGGGGTAGTTCAGTGCCTCGACGTACCCGGCACCGGCGAGCGCGCGGCCGACGCGGCGGTGCAGCCGCTGCCGGTGGGTCTGGCCACGGCCCGCGGGGGGCTTGGGCAGCGTGGAGGGCAGGTTCTCGTAACCCTCCAACCGGATGACCTCTTCGGCCAGGTCGTTCGGGTCGGTGAGGTCGGGGCGCCAGGACGGGACGGTGACGATCAGCTCGTCCTGCCCGTAGACATCACAGCCGATCTCCTGGAGGCGGCGAACGACGGTCTCGCGACCGTAGTCCATGCCCGCGACCTTGTCGGGGTGGTTCGCCGGGATGGTGACGGTGCGCGGCGCGGTGGGCGCGACGACCTCGGTGACACCTGCTTCGGCGGTACCGCCCGCAAGGAGCACGAGCAGGTCAACGGTCCGCTGGGCGGCCGCGGCGGCGGCCTGCGGGTCGACGCCGCGCTCGAAGCGACGGGCCGCCTCGGAGGACAGCTTGTGCCGGCGGGCGGAGCGCGCAATGGAGATCGCATCGAAGTGTGCGGCCTCGACCACGACCTCGGTGCTCGTGCCGTCGGCCTCATCGATCTCCGTGTTGGCGCCGCCCATGACACCGGCGAGGCCGATGGGGCCCCGGTCGTCGGTGATGACCAGGTCCTCGGCATCGAGGGTGCGGGTCACACCGTCGAGGGTGGTGAGCTTCTCGCCCGCCTCGGCGCGACGCACGCCGATGGTGCCCTGCACCCGGCTCCGGTCGTACGCGTGCAGGGGCTGGCCCAGCTCCAGCATCACGTAGTTGGTGACGTCGACCGCGAGGGAGATCGGGCGCATGCCGGCCTTCTGCAGGCGGCGCTGCAGCCAGATCGGGGAACGCGACTCCGGGTCGAGACCCGTGACCGTGCGCGCGGTGAAGCGGTCGCAGCCGAGCGGGTCAGAGACCTGAACCGGGTAGCCGTAGGCGTTCGGCGCGGGCACGTCCAGCAGGGCCGGGTCGCGCAGCGGGAGGCCGTAGGCGATGGCGGTCTCGCGGGCGACGCCCCGCAGGGAGAGGCAGTAGCCGCGGTCGGGTGTGACGGCGATGTCCAGGACCTCGTCGACCAGCTCCAGCAGCTCGATCGCGTCGGTGCCGGCCTCGTGCTCCGGCGGCAGCACGATGATGCCGTGCGTGCCGTCGTCGCCCATGCCCAGCTCGTCGGTCGAGCAGATCATGCCGTGGGAGACCTTGCCGTAGGTCTTGCGCGCGGAGATCGCGAAGCCGCCGGGCAGGACGGCGCCGGGGAGGACCACGACGACCTTGTCGCCGACGGAGAAGTTGCGGGCGCCGCAGACGATCTCCTGGGGTTCACCGGTGCCGTTGGCGTGGCCGACGTCGACGGTGCAGAAGCGGATCGGCTTCTTGAAGCCCTCCAGCTCCTCAATGGTCAGCACCTGGCCGACGACGAGCGGCCCCTTGAGGTCGGCGCCGAGCTGCTCGACCGTCTCGACCTCAAGGCCGACCGAGATCAGCTTCTCCTGGACGTCGCGGCCGGTCTCCGTCGCCGGCAGGTCGACGTACTCCCGCAGCCAAGAAAGCGGGACCCGCATCAGATCTCCATCC contains:
- the pheT gene encoding phenylalanine--tRNA ligase subunit beta; the encoded protein is MRVPLSWLREYVDLPATETGRDVQEKLISVGLEVETVEQLGADLKGPLVVGQVLTIEELEGFKKPIRFCTVDVGHANGTGEPQEIVCGARNFSVGDKVVVVLPGAVLPGGFAISARKTYGKVSHGMICSTDELGMGDDGTHGIIVLPPEHEAGTDAIELLELVDEVLDIAVTPDRGYCLSLRGVARETAIAYGLPLRDPALLDVPAPNAYGYPVQVSDPLGCDRFTARTVTGLDPESRSPIWLQRRLQKAGMRPISLAVDVTNYVMLELGQPLHAYDRSRVQGTIGVRRAEAGEKLTTLDGVTRTLDAEDLVITDDRGPIGLAGVMGGANTEIDEADGTSTEVVVEAAHFDAISIARSARRHKLSSEAARRFERGVDPQAAAAAAQRTVDLLVLLAGGTAEAGVTEVVAPTAPRTVTIPANHPDKVAGMDYGRETVVRRLQEIGCDVYGQDELIVTVPSWRPDLTDPNDLAEEVIRLEGYENLPSTLPKPPAGRGQTHRQRLHRRVGRALAGAGYVEALNYPFIGEQVFDQLGLASDDPKRRVVRLVNPLSDEEPALRTTLLPGLLGALRRNDGRGSHDLALFETGLVFHPRAELKAAVRLPVDRRPTDEEVGSLTEALPVQPRHAAVVLTGAREQAGWWGKGRPADWADAVEAARIAARETGTELLVQKGQYGPWHPGRCAELAVVVDGTEQVVGYAGELHPRVLKALGLPARTCAMELNLDMLEEASAGPVKSPRISTFPVATQDVALVVDKFVPHAEVEAALREGAGELLESIRLFDVYENAEQLGEGSKSLAYALRFRAEDRTLTVDEASAARDAAVALAGERTGAVLRG